One segment of Brassica napus cultivar Da-Ae chromosome C3, Da-Ae, whole genome shotgun sequence DNA contains the following:
- the LOC106384811 gene encoding uncharacterized protein LOC106384811, with translation MSKIANLDFSALKSNGDNYLEWELDAKIMLRSKDLGDTITEDNNSSDKDKYRAIYMIRHHLQENLKTQYMTMENPYDLWIALQRRYDHQKTVLLPKAQYDWKHIRFLDYKSVDEYNSVLFRIVSLLRLCGEKVTEEEMLNKTLSTFPQTNMVLQQQYRERNFATYTELIECLLLAEANNELLLKNSEMRPPGTAPLPDISKLAIEPKKESNLVQHNDHPGPNRGRSQGRGRGSFKAHGRGRGRGTTPDFSRGRGRGRSVSFKRQIKADRCHRCGMGNHWAKNCRTPKHLCELYMESLKRNPEANMVRDPGYDDDDDDDLEDVQDHQHESDKVDHMEFETSDILK, from the coding sequence atGTCAAAGATTGCGAATCTTGATTTCAGTGCTTTGAAAAGCAATGGTGACAACTACCTGGAATGGGAGCTTGATGCAAAGATCATGCTGCGATCAAAAGATCTTGGTGACACAATCACTGAAGACAACAATTCCAGTGACAAAGACAAGTATAGAGCTATCTACATGATACGCCACCATCTCCAAGAGAACTTGAAAACTCAGTACATGACCATGGAAAATCCATATGACCTTTGGATCGCTTTACAGCGAAGATATgaccaccagaaaacggtgttgcttccaaaggctcaATATGATTGGAAACACATAAGGTTCTTGGACTACAAATCAGTAGACGAGTACAACTCAGTCCTGTTCAGAATTGTGTCCTTGTTAAGGTTATGTGGTGAAAAAGTAACCGAGGAAGAGATGCTTAATAAAACTCTCTCCACGTTTCCTCAAACCAACATGGTATTGCAACAGCAGTACAGAGAGAGGAATTTCGCCACATATACTGAGTTGATAGAATGTCTCTTGTTGGCTGAAGCTAACAACGAACTGTTATTgaaaaacagtgagatgagacctcctGGTACAGCTCCATTACCCGACATCTCTAAGCTGGCTATAGAGCCAAAGAAAGAGAGTAACCTTGTCCAACACAATGACCATCCCGGTCCAAACCGTGGAAGAAGTCAAGGACGAGGTCGTGGTTCTTTTAAAGCACACGGGCGAGGACGTGGTCGCGGTACCACACCCGACTTTAGCCGTGGTCGTGGCCGAGGCCGTAGTGTGTCTTTTAAACGACAGATCAAAGCTGATCGATGCCACAGATGTGGTATGGGTAATCATTGGGCAAAGAATTGCCGAACTCCTAAGCATTTGTGTGAGCTTTACATGGAGAGCTTAAAAAGAAACCCGGAAGCTAACATGGTTCGAGACCCGggatatgatgatgatgatgatgatgacttggAAGACGTCCAGGATCACCAGCACGAGTCAGACAAAGTTGATCACATGGAGTTTGAAACTTCAGACATACTGAAATAA
- the LOC106388527 gene encoding pollen-specific protein C13, which translates to MSKAILLVALCFLPALAMSARPNKNPFVVRGRVYCDTCLAGFETSASTFIPGAVVRLECKDRRTMELTYRHEARTDSTGSYKILVSEDHEDQFCDTMLVSSSQLRCSNVSPGHNRARVTLTRFNGIASDERFANNLGFLRDAASPGCAEIMKQYQEIED; encoded by the exons ATGTCGAAAGCAATTCTTCTGGTTGCTCTCTGCTTTTTACCGGCTCTAGCCATGTCGGCTCGTCCGAACAAGAACCCTTTCGTCGTCAGAGGCCGTGTCTATTGCGATACTTGCCTCGCTGGTTTCGAAACTTCTGCCTCTACTTTCATCCCTG GTGCGGTGGTTAGATTGGAGTGCAAAGACAGGAGAACAATGGAGTTAACCTACAGGCACGAGGCGAGAACCGACTCAACAGGATCGTACAAGATCTTGGTTAGCGAAGACCATGAGGATCAGTTCTGTGATACAATGTTGGTTAGTAGCTCTCAGTTACGCTGCTCCAACGTCTCACCTGGTCATAACCGTGCCCGTGTGACCCTCACTCGTTTCAACGGCATTGCTTCAGACGAACGTTTCGCTAACAACTTGGGCTTCCTAAGGGATGCAGCATCACCAGGCTGTGCTGAGATCATGAAGCAATATCAAGAAATTGAAGACTAA
- the LOC106388526 gene encoding phosphatidylinositol transfer protein 3, with translation MNPNQVSNGFVKPVPTEEEKGKIEELRKLLGPLPEKLSSFCSDDAVLRYLRARNWHVKKAAKMLKETLKWRVQYKPEEICWEEIADEAETGKIYRSSCVDKHGRPVLIMRPSVENSKSVKGQIRYLVYCMENAIQNLPPGEEQMVWMIDFNGYSLANVSLRTTRETAHVLQEHYPERLSLAILYNPPKFFEPFWKVARPFLEPKTRNKVKFVYSDDPNTKQIMEENFDMDKLESAFGGNDDSGFNIEKHSERMKEDDKKRLAALKDIASPSLDSLSFLSVSDGATSDSAHLGSEDVSEDEHQPHGMSEKKESIP, from the exons ATGAACCCTAATCAAGTCTCTAATGGGTTTGTGAAACCTGTTCCTACAGAAGAAGAGAAGGGAAAG ATTGAGGAACTGAGAAAACTGTTAGGTCCATTGCCGGAGAAACTCTCGAGTTTTTGTTCGGATGATGCAGTTTTGAGGTATCTAAGAGCTCGCAATTGGCATGTCAAGAAAGCTGCCAAGATGCTTAAAGAAACCTTGAAATGGAGAGTTCAATACAAACCTGAGGAAATCTGTTGg GAGGAGATAGCTGATGAAGCAGAGACAGGGAAGATATATAGATCTAGTTGTGTGGACAAACACGGACGACCTGTTCTTATCATGAGACCGAGTGTTGAG AATTCGAAGTCGGTGAAAGGCCAGATTAGATACCTTGTGTACTGTATGGAGAACGCAATCCAGAATTTGCCACCAGGGGAGGAACAAATGGTGTGGATGATAGATTTCAACGGCTATAGCTTGGCGAATGTATCCTTAAGAACTACCAGAGAAACCGCTCATGTATTACAAGAACACTACCCTGAGAGATTATCTTTGGCCATTCTTTATAATCCTCCCAAGTTCTTTGAACCCTTCTGGAAG GTGGCAAGACCTTTCTTAGAACCGAAGACACGGAACAAAGTCAAGTTTGTTTACTCGGACGACCCAAACACCAAGCAAATCATGGAGGAGAACTTCGACATGGACAAACTGGAGTCAGCGTTTGGTGGAAACGATGACTCGGGTTTCAACATAGAAAAGCACTCTGAGAGGATGAAAGAAGACGACAAGAAAAGATTGGCTGCGCTGAAGGATATTGCCTCCCCTTCTCTCGACTCACTCAGCTTCTTATCGGTCTCTGATGGTGCCACCTCTGACAGTGCTCATCTTGGTTCTGAAGATGTGTCCGAGGACGAGCATCAGCCTCACGGTATGAGTGAGAAGAAAGAATCTATCCCATGA